Proteins encoded within one genomic window of Glycine soja cultivar W05 chromosome 1, ASM419377v2, whole genome shotgun sequence:
- the LOC114418325 gene encoding probable methyltransferase PMT20: MKHKDGKPINQPNKNRAVTLAVTLIALCGFSFYLGGIFCSGKDGVVVNTIQKTLDSPKQSSGSLQIKPISFPECSIDYQDYTPCTDPKRWRKYGVYRLTLLERHCPPVFDRKECLVPPPEGYKPPIRWPKSRDECWYRNVPYDWINKQKSNQHWLRKEGEKFLFPGGGTMFPNGVGEYVDLMQDLIPGMKDGTVRTAIDTGCGVASWGGDLLDRGILTVSLAPRDNHEAQVQFALERGIPAVLGVISTQRLPFPSNSFDMAHCSRCLIPWTEFGGIYLMEIHRILRPGGFWVLSGPPVNYEHRWRGWNTTIEDQRSDYEKLQELLTSMCFKLYNKKDDIAVWQKAKDNSCYEKLARESYPPQCDDSIEPDSGWYTPLRACFVVPDPKYKKSGLTYMPKWPERLHATPERVTTVHGSSTSTFSHDNGKWKKRIQHYKKLLPELGTDKVRNVMDMTTVYGAFAAALINDPLWVMNVVSSYGPNTLPVVYDRGLIGTFHDWCEAFSTYPRTYDLLHLDGLFTAESHRCEMKYVLLEMDRILRPGGHAIIRESTYFVDAIATIAKGMRWVCRKENTEYGVDKEKILICQKKLWHSSNNGSR, from the exons ATGAAGCATAAAGATGGAAAACCGATTAATCAGCCAAATAAGAACCGGGCTGTGACTTTGGCAGTCACTTTAATTGCTCTATGTGGTTTTTCTTTCTATCTGGGAGGAATCTTTTGCTCTGGAAAGGATGGGGTTGTGGTTAATACCATTCAGAAGACCCTTGATTCTCCTAAGCAATCCTCAGGTTCTCTGCAAATTAAGCCAATCAGTTTCCCTGAATGCAGCATAGACTATCAAGACTACACTCCATGCACAGATCCAAAG AGATGGAGAAAGTATGGTGTGTACCGGCTTACTTTGTTAGAACGCCATTGCCCTCCAGTTTTCGACAGGAAAGAATGCTTGGTTCCTCCCCCAGAGGGTTACAAGCCTCCAATCAGATGGCCAAAGAGTAGAGATGAATGTTGGTACAG GAATGTGCCATATGACTGGATCAATAAGCAGAAGTCTAACCAGCATTGGTTGAGAAAGGAAGGGGAGAAATTCCTGTTTCCAGGTGGGGGTACTATGTTCCCCAACGGTGTTGGTGAATATGTTGATTTGATGCAAGATCTGATCCCAGGAATGAAAGATGGGACTGTGAGAACTGCCATTGATACTGGTTGTGGG GTTGCTAGCTGGGGTGGTGACTTGTTGGATCGCGGGATTCTAACAGTTTCTCTTGCCCCAAGAGATAACCATGAAGCTCAAGTTCAATTTGCTCTAGAGCGTGGTATCCCAGCTGTTCTTGGTGTCATTTCTACACAGAGACTTCCTTTCCCATCAAACTCCTTTGATATGGCTCATTGCTCCAGATGCCTTATCCCATGGACAGAATTCG GTGGTATTTATCTCATGGAAATACACCGTATCCTTCGTCCCGGAGGATTTTGGGTTTTGTCTGGTCCACCTGTTAACTACGAGCACAGGTGGCGTGGATGGAACACAACCATTGAAGACCAGAGATCAGATTATGAGAAGTTGCAAGAATTACTTACTTCAATGTGCTTTAAATTGTACAATAAAAAGGATGACATTGCAGTATGGCAGAAGGCTAAAGATAACAGTTGCTATGAAAAGCTGGCCAGAGAGTCCTATCCACCACAGTGTGATGACAGCATTGAACCAGATTCAGGATGGTACACTCCACTTCGTGCTTGTTTTGTGGTTCCAGATCCAAAATACAAGAAATCAGGCCTCACATACATGCCTAAGTGGCCTGAACGGTTGCATGCTACCCCTGAaagggtcacaactgttcatGGTTCTAGTACTAGTACTTTCAGTCATGACAATGGCAAGTGGAAAAAGCGCATTCAGCACTACAAGAAGTTGCTGCCTGAACTTGGCACTGACAAAGTTAGAAATGTCATGGACATGACTACAGTATATGGAGCTTTTGCTGCAGCCTTGATCAATGATCCCTTGTGGGTCATGAATGTGGTCTCATCTTATGGTCCCAACACACTCCCTGTGGTTTATGATCGTGGCCTTATTGGAACCTTCCATGAttg GTGTGAAGCTTTTTCAACATATCCTCGAACCTATGACCTCCTTCATCTTGATGGACTCTTCACTGCTGAAAGCCACAG ATGTGAAATGAAGTATGTGTTGCTGGAAATGGATCGAATTTTAAGGCCTGGTGGGCATGCTATCATTCGAGAGTCCACTTATTTTGTGGATGCCATTGCTACTATTGCCAAGGGTATGAGATGGGTGTGTCGCAAAGAAAACACCGAGTATGGAGTTGACAAAGAGAAGATTCTGATATGCCAAAAAAAGCTATGGCACTCATCCAACAACGGTTCAAGATGA
- the LOC114418252 gene encoding histone-lysine N-methyltransferase ASHR2-like translates to MLIVMAASSSLLRMEQIPGKGRGLVASQPLKAGQIVLTESPLILYSASPLLTPSSSPYTYCDHCFRILPLTHNSTTVTCPSCSNHSFCSQKCFSLALKSSHSTWVCKALMSLQQHPNSTLLQQHPQERQVQARLIVASHKLFLHNHTPSELDTFLSLHGTPDDAILDAANFLHSLISPLFPPQAQLSVDLIAQLLAKDRLNSFGLMDPYSPDGPQRSIKAYAIYPKATFFNHDCVPNACRFDYVDSTNDDYEHNSTDIVIRLIEDVDEGKEVCISYFRIGRDYCTRKRILMEDYGFTCGCDRCKIEANWDGEENNSDLPHVRFLSKYVCERKNCAGTMAPLPPKDDVPSNVLECNFCGNFKIDAA, encoded by the coding sequence atgcTCATAGTCATGGCTGCTTCAAGCTCTCTTTTGAGGATGGAACAAATACCTGGCAAAGGAAGAGGTCTTGTTGCATCACAGCCTCTAAAAGCAGGTCAAATAGTCCTCACTGAATCCCCTCTCATTCTCTACTCAGCTTCTCCTCTCCTCACACCCTCTTCTTCACCTTACACTTACTGTGACCATTGTTTCAGAATCTTACCTCTCACTCACAATAGTACTACTGTCACGTGCCCTTCTTGCTCAAACCACAGTTTTTGTTCCCAGAAGTGCTTCTCCCTTGCACTCAAATCCTCACACTCCACTTGGGTATGCAAAGCACTCATGTCTCTTCAACAACACCCCAATTCAACACTTCTTCAACAACACCCCCAAGAACGCCAAGTCCAAGCCCGTTTAATTGTTGCTTCTCACAAGCTCTTCCTTCACAATCACACCCCTTCTGAGCTAGacacttttctttctcttcatggCACCCCAGATGATGCTATTCTTGATGCTGCTAACTTTCTTCACTCGCTAATCTCACCACTTTTCCCACCTCAGGCTCAACTCTCTGTGGATCTCATTGCACAACTTCTTGCAAAGGACAGACTCAACTCCTTTGGCTTAATGGACCCTTATTCCCCTGATGGCCCTCAGAGATCTATTAAGGCTTATGCTATTTACCCCAAAGCCACGTTCTTCAACCATGACTGTGTTCCCAATGCATGCAGGTTTGACTATGTGGACAGTACTAATGATGATTATGAACACAACAGTACTGACATTGTTATTAGGTTGATTGAGGATGTTGATGAGGGGAAAGAGGTTTGCATCAGCTATTTCAGGATTGGTAGGGACTATTGTACAAGGAAAAGGATCTTGATGGAGGATTATGGGTTTACTTGTGGATGTGATAGGTGCAAGATTGAAGCTAATTGGGATGGTGAAGAAAACAACAGTGACCTTCCACACGTGCGGTTTCTTAGCAAGTATGTTTGTGAGAGGAAGAATTGTGCGGGAACTATGGCTCCTCTGCCTCCAAAAGATGATGTGCCATCTAATGTTCTGGAATGTAACTTCTGTGGTAATTTTAAGATTGATGCTGCTTAA
- the LOC114418260 gene encoding protein PAM68, chloroplastic-like: MVATAATFFNPLFLHTHGRVNIWALSRISYLSGNVKSRFPIYRSEIHHQVHYFSHLAPICATFKEPKGFGPTPKKKKKSKKMRRDYEEEDDEEEEEEEEPDRGVIPEVVTNRMMSRMAVSVGIPLGIGLLFFPFFYYLKVGLKIDVPTWVPFIVSFFFFGSALLGVSYGIVSSSWDPLREGSFWGWTEAQKNWPVFWQSLRGGESRKN; this comes from the exons ATGGTTGCAACTGCCGCCACATTTTTCAATCCACTATTTCTTCACACG CATGGTAGGGTTAACATATGGGCACTAAGCAGGATTAGCTACTTAAGTGGAAATGTGAAGTCTAGGTTCCCTATTTATAGATCAGAAATTCATCATCAGgttcattacttttcacacctTGCACCTATATGTGCAACCTTTAAGGAACCCAAGGGGTTTGGTCCTAccccaaagaaaaagaagaagagcaaGAAGATGAGAAGGGAttatgaagaagaagatgatgaagaagaagaggaggaagaagaaccaGACAGGGGAGTTATTCCTGAAGTAGTGACCAACAGAATGATGAGCAGAATGGCAGTGTCTGTAGGAATTCCACTGGGTATTGGGCTTTTGTTTTTCCCATTTTTCTACTATCTCAAGGTTGGGTTGAAGATTGATGTGCCCACTTGGGTGCCATTCATTGtgtccttctttttctttgggtCTGCTCTGTTGGGTGTGAGTTATGGGATTGTGTCCTCCAGCTGGGACCCACTGAGGGAAGGGTCCTTCTGGGGTTGGACTGAGGCCCAAAAGAATTGGCCTGTTTTTTGGCAGTCCCTTAGAGGTGGTGAATCTAGGAAGAATTAG
- the LOC114418277 gene encoding cyclin-dependent kinase F-4-like, translating to MERYKLIKEVGDGTFGSVWRAINKQTGEVVAIKKMKKKYYSWEECVNLREVKSLRKMNHPNIVKLKEVIRESDILYFVFEYMECNLYQLMKDREKLFSEGEVRNWCFQVFQGLAYMHQRGYFHRDLKPENLLVTKDFIKIADFGLAREISSQPPYTEYVSTRWYRAPEVLLQSYLYTSKVDMWAMGAIMAELFSLRPLFPGASEADEIYKICGVIGNPTFESWADGLKLARDINYQFPQLAGVHLSALIPSASDDAISLITSLCSWDPCKRPTASEALQHPFFQSCFYIPPSLRNRAVARTPPPAGTRGALDQQGVKRYSGALPTSKLSNNFSSMKLHPPLASGVQRKLDMVNQDGIKNEKPMRTTKPKYRQPGKDSPTSMNKGRSVRGVSETAEKLGNLSVSSRRQSMGQPRPPPPMKAGGNWISESGNFILGPAQQIPTGRTFARKVA from the exons ATGGAGAG GTACAAGTTAATTAAGGAAGTTGGTGATGGGACTTTTGGGAGTGTCTGGAGAGCTATTAATAAGCAAACCGGTGAAGTT GTTGCTatcaagaaaatgaagaagaaatatTACTCTTGGGAGGAGTGTGTAAACCTGAGAGAAGTCAAG TCATTACGTAAAATGAATCACCCAAATATTGTGAAGCTGAAGGAAGTTATTCGAGAAAGTGATATTTTGTACTTTGTTTTTGAGTACATG GAATGCAACCTATACCAACTTATGAAAGACAGGGAAAAACTGTTTTCTGAAGGTGAAGTTAGAAATTGGTGTTTTCAAGTTTTCCAAGGCCTTGCTTACATGCACCAGCGTGGATACTTCCATCGCGACCTGAAGCCtg AAAACTTGCTGGTTACCAAGGATTTTATCAAAATCGCTGATTTTGGCCTAGCCCGAGAGATCAGTTCACAACCACCCTACACTGAGTATGTCTCCACACGATG GTATCGTGCTCCTGAGGTGCTGCTTCAGTCTTATCTGTATACCTCTAAAGTTG ACATGTGGGCAATGGGTGCTATAATGGCTGAGCTTTTCTCTCTTCGTCCTCTTTTCCCAGGTGCCAG TGAAGCGGATGAGATTTACAAAATATGTGGTGTGATAGGCAATCCAACCTTTGAATCATGGGCGGATGGACTCAAACTTGCAAGGGATATTAACTACCAGTTTCCACAG CTTGCCGGTGTGCATCTTTCTGCTTTAATTCCGTCTGCTAGTGATGATGCAATCAGCCTTATTACA TCACTTTGCTCCTGGGATCCCTGCAAGAGGCCAACGGCTTCAGAGGCACTTCAACATCCTTTCTTCCAG AGTTGCTTTTACATTCCTCCATCCCTTCGCAACAGAGCAGTAGCGAGAACTCCTCCACCcg CTGGAACAAGAGGAGCACTGGATCAGCAAGGAGTCAAGAGATATTCCGGTGCTTTACCTACTTCAAAGCTCTCCAATAATTTTTCTTCCATGAAATTACATCCTCCTTTAGCTTCAG GTGTGCAACGGAAGCTGGATATGGTAAATCAG GATGGAATTAAGAACGAAAAACCAATGAGGACTACTAAACCAAAATATCGTCAGCCAGGAAAGGACAGCCCAA CTTCTATGAACAAAGGGAGGTCTGTACGTGGGGTTTCAGAAACAGCTGAAAAGTTGGGCAATTTGTCTGTTTCCAGTCGAAGACAATCAATGGGGCAACCTCGTCCTCCTCCACCAATGAAGGCTGGAGGCAATTGGATTTCTGAATCTGGAAACTTCATCCTTGGGCCCGCACAGCAGATTCCGACTGGAAGAACTTTTGCAAGAAAAGTTGCCTGA
- the LOC114418268 gene encoding protein BREVIS RADIX-like, which yields MFTCIACTKQAAKEKEEEGESGTPSTNKEAVKSLSAQLKDMALKFSGAYKQCKPCTGSSTYKKGQRPYPDFDTISEGVPYPYIGGASSTSTPAWDFTSSNFLGARSDQRFMGGFSGDRTPRGPQSAPACDVVVEDEDETKEWMAQVEPGVHITFVSLPNGGNDLKRIRFSREIFDKWQAQKWWGENYDRIMELYNVQRFNRQALNTPSRSEDEQRDSSYSRMTSGHDSPMHSMSLKDWTPRNHYKPSGNNPSEAMDQGGGGQNFHAASSVEASRTTTSSRDERSMSNASDLETEWIEQDEPGVYITIRQLADGTKELRRVRFSRERFGEGHAKKWWEDNRERIQAQYL from the exons ATGTTTACATGCATAGCGTGCACGAAGCAAGCGGcgaaggagaaggaagaagagggtGAGAGTGGCACGCCGAGTACAAATAAAGAAGCCGTCAAAAGCCTGAGTGCTCAG TTAAAGGATATGGCACTGAAGTTTTCAGGTGCCTACAAGCAGTGCAAACCTTGCACAGGGTCTAGTACCTACAAGAAAGGACAGAGGCCATATCCTGACTTTGACACCATTTCAGAAGGGGTTCCATACCCTTATATTGGAGGTGCAAGCTCAACTTCAACCCCTGCTTGGGACTTCACAAGCTCCAATTTCCTTGGTGCTAGATCAGACCAAAGATTTATGGGGGGATTCAGTGGTGATAGGACCCCTAGAGGGCCTCAATCAGCACCAGCCTGTGATGTAGTTGTTGAGGATGAGGATGAAACCAAGGAGTGGATGGCACAGGTGGAACCAGGGGTTCACATTACCTTTGTGTCTCTTCCTAATGGAGGAAATGATCTCAAAAGAATTCGCTTTAG CCGAGAGATTTTTGACAAGTGGCAAGCTCAAAAATGGTGGGGTGAGAATTATGACAGAATCATGGAACTTTACAACGTGCAGAGATTCAATCGACAAGCTCTTAATACTCCTTCAAGATCTGAGGATGAG CAAAGAGATTCTTCTTACTCAAGAATGACATCTGGACATGATAGCCCCATGCACTCAATGTCTTTAAAGGACTGGACACCCAGGAATCACTATAAACCCTCAGGGAATAACCCTTCTGAAGCTATGGATCAAGGTGGTGGTGGCCAAAATTTCCATGCAGCTTCATCCGTGGAAGCATCAAGGACAACCACCTCTTCTAGAGACGAGCGTTCAATGAGCAATGCCAGTGATTTGGAGACAGAATGGATAGAGCAAGATGAACCTGGAGTCTACATTACAATCAGGCAATTAGCTGACGGAACAAAGGAGCTTCGCCGTGTCAGATTCAg CCGGGAGAGATTTGGGGAGGGACATGCAAAGAAATGGTGGGAAGACAACAGAGAAAGAATACAAGCTCAATATCTTTGA